One genomic region from Evansella sp. LMS18 encodes:
- a CDS encoding MBL fold metallo-hydrolase, with amino-acid sequence MEKENMSYGSDYKPIPATSVTSGVGIEVLPDLYCGNVQIVNIALAGNPADKDFVLIDAGTPGSADTIFSMVEERFGAGSKPKAIILTHGHFDHVGAILELVKKWDIPVYAHEAEIPFLTGKTSYPDPDPTVEGGMVAKMSPMFPNEPINLGNHVHVLPADGHVPGMQGFKWIHTPGHTPGHVSLFRESDRALIAGDAFVTVKQESLYSVLTQEQEISGPPRYLTPDWEAAKQSVKVLQQLKPSVAVTGHGLPMAGTELEENLERLADNFDEIAVPDYGRFVDKDMNH; translated from the coding sequence ATGGAGAAAGAGAATATGTCATATGGCAGTGATTACAAGCCTATCCCGGCTACTTCTGTCACGAGCGGTGTTGGAATAGAGGTTTTACCTGATTTATATTGCGGCAATGTACAAATTGTGAATATTGCCCTGGCTGGAAATCCTGCGGACAAAGATTTTGTATTAATTGATGCAGGGACGCCTGGTTCAGCAGATACGATTTTTTCCATGGTGGAAGAGCGTTTCGGCGCCGGCAGTAAACCGAAAGCAATCATATTAACACACGGGCATTTTGATCATGTGGGGGCAATCCTAGAGCTGGTTAAAAAATGGGATATTCCCGTTTATGCACATGAAGCAGAAATTCCATTTTTAACTGGAAAGACGAGTTATCCAGACCCGGATCCTACGGTAGAGGGCGGTATGGTCGCGAAAATGTCGCCTATGTTTCCTAATGAGCCAATTAACTTAGGAAACCATGTTCACGTGCTCCCTGCAGATGGGCACGTGCCTGGGATGCAGGGATTTAAATGGATCCATACACCTGGCCATACACCTGGCCACGTCTCTCTTTTCAGGGAATCTGACCGGGCTTTAATTGCTGGAGACGCGTTTGTTACGGTAAAACAGGAATCCTTGTATTCTGTTTTAACCCAGGAGCAGGAAATCAGCGGACCTCCCCGGTATTTAACTCCCGATTGGGAAGCAGCAAAACAATCTGTAAAAGTGCTGCAGCAATTAAAACCGTCGGTGGCAGTCACTGGGCATGGGCTGCCTATGGCGGGAACAGAACTGGAGGAAAACTTAGAGAGGCTTGCCGATAACTTTGATGAGATTGCCGTACCAGATTACGGAAGATTTGTAGACAAGGACATGAACCATTAA
- a CDS encoding serine hydrolase, which translates to MNNKMKTLIEGALLRQVRKDSKIKSAYLLVESEKLGLHLQTAAGVSDDMPAKPEQPNYMASVGKIFTSTLTGILSDQGKLSFDDSIIKYLDEELVNKLHVYKDTDYTAEIKIKHLLNHSSGLYDYFWPLLDKLIDDPSIEITPQEAIIWGKNNLQPYFSPGNGFHYTDTNYHLLGLIIENITKLPFHEALSHYIFKPNDMKHSSMLHYSEPMEDSGYPISSFYYRGHRLNDLKGYAGLDFAGGGVVAPNEDLLRFMKGLTRGRIIKKETLEIMMHDKAKYGTGIDYGYGIMQFKPVFLLMPKSFRSWGHPGATGSFMFYHPEKDAYIIGTFNDFSYEKKGVRFMLMKVINNLYKSHRKSEKVLT; encoded by the coding sequence ATGAATAACAAGATGAAAACATTGATAGAGGGTGCCTTGCTGCGCCAGGTTCGGAAGGACAGCAAAATAAAAAGTGCATACCTTCTTGTGGAATCGGAGAAACTTGGACTCCACCTCCAGACTGCAGCAGGAGTATCGGATGATATGCCGGCAAAGCCGGAACAACCGAATTACATGGCGAGTGTTGGCAAAATATTCACCTCCACCCTTACTGGTATTTTATCCGATCAAGGAAAGCTTTCTTTTGATGACTCAATTATAAAGTACTTAGATGAAGAATTAGTTAATAAACTGCATGTATACAAGGATACTGACTATACTGCCGAGATAAAAATAAAGCACCTGCTGAATCATTCCTCAGGACTGTATGACTACTTCTGGCCTCTTCTCGATAAACTGATTGATGACCCCTCCATAGAAATAACTCCACAGGAAGCGATCATCTGGGGGAAAAATAATTTACAGCCTTATTTTTCACCAGGTAATGGCTTTCATTATACTGATACTAATTATCACTTGCTTGGATTAATTATCGAAAATATTACTAAGCTGCCTTTTCATGAAGCGCTATCGCATTATATCTTTAAACCAAATGATATGAAACATTCATCAATGCTGCATTATTCAGAGCCAATGGAGGACAGCGGTTATCCGATAAGCAGCTTTTATTACCGGGGACACCGGTTAAATGATCTGAAAGGGTATGCAGGCCTTGACTTTGCAGGGGGTGGCGTCGTCGCTCCGAACGAAGATTTACTTAGGTTCATGAAGGGATTGACACGCGGCCGGATTATCAAAAAGGAAACACTTGAAATAATGATGCATGATAAAGCTAAATATGGGACCGGGATCGATTACGGGTACGGAATAATGCAGTTTAAACCTGTTTTTTTACTCATGCCTAAGTCATTCAGATCCTGGGGGCACCCAGGGGCTACCGGGTCGTTTATGTTTTATCACCCTGAAAAGGATGCGTACATTATTGGCACCTTTAATGATTTCTCCTATGAAAAAAAGGGAGTACGCTTTATGCTGATGAAAGTAATTAACAACCTTTATAAATCACATAGGAAATCAGAAAAAGTTCTAACATAA
- a CDS encoding GNAT family N-acetyltransferase: MQIRSAREEDLQTVLSLLNEVTLDLYQKGIYQWDYPWEEKRVLSQINNQHLYVLLTEGHQIAGTFCVSEIHKINDLPVEANSKYLSQIAVSPKLQGMKFGSKIIQFACSLAEETDKTLYLDCWAGNDKLKAFYTSNGLTYTGDFPEEDYRISIFKYN; the protein is encoded by the coding sequence GTGCAAATAAGATCAGCAAGGGAAGAGGACTTGCAAACGGTGTTGAGTTTATTAAATGAGGTTACTTTAGATCTGTATCAAAAAGGAATTTACCAGTGGGATTATCCATGGGAAGAAAAGAGAGTGTTAAGCCAGATAAATAACCAGCATCTTTATGTATTATTAACCGAAGGCCATCAAATAGCTGGTACCTTTTGTGTAAGTGAAATTCATAAAATTAATGATTTACCAGTTGAAGCCAATAGTAAATACTTGTCTCAAATTGCAGTCTCACCAAAGCTTCAGGGGATGAAGTTCGGGTCAAAGATAATCCAATTTGCCTGTTCATTGGCGGAAGAAACAGATAAAACACTTTATTTAGATTGCTGGGCTGGAAACGATAAGTTAAAAGCGTTTTATACGAGTAACGGATTAACCTATACGGGTGATTTTCCGGAAGAAGATTATAGGATTAGTATTTTTAAATATAATTAA
- a CDS encoding class I SAM-dependent methyltransferase has protein sequence MGIDFHHKENRDAYTSRRADETWLEAVKELVPVGTINKALDVGCGGGIYSKALAELGINSITGIDFSETMLEGARKNCKEYGQITFRQGSAFQTGEENNVYDLLLERALIHHIKDLNTCFDEAHRVLKEDGIFIVQDRTPDDCILKGDGRHIRGYFFDLFPKLVEKETNRRHKSDTVIKALKEAGFTDIKVMKLWETRQIYKSKKELLKDLRQRTGRSILFELEDEELRLLINHIDKSIPLNRTVVEQDRWTIWRGVK, from the coding sequence ATGGGCATAGACTTTCACCATAAAGAGAACAGGGATGCTTATACGAGCCGTCGAGCTGACGAAACCTGGCTGGAAGCTGTAAAAGAATTAGTACCTGTAGGCACAATTAATAAGGCTCTGGACGTTGGTTGTGGCGGAGGAATCTATTCAAAAGCACTTGCGGAACTGGGGATTAATTCGATTACAGGAATTGATTTTTCTGAAACGATGCTTGAGGGGGCCAGGAAGAATTGTAAAGAATATGGGCAGATAACTTTTAGGCAAGGAAGTGCTTTTCAAACCGGGGAAGAAAACAATGTTTATGATTTGCTGCTGGAAAGAGCATTGATCCACCATATTAAAGATTTGAATACCTGTTTCGATGAGGCTCACAGGGTTTTAAAAGAGGACGGTATTTTTATTGTGCAGGACAGGACGCCTGATGACTGTATTTTAAAAGGTGATGGCAGACACATCAGAGGATATTTTTTTGACCTTTTTCCAAAACTTGTGGAAAAAGAGACAAACAGGCGACATAAAAGCGACACAGTGATTAAAGCTCTGAAGGAAGCTGGTTTTACGGACATTAAGGTAATGAAGCTTTGGGAAACAAGGCAAATCTATAAAAGTAAAAAAGAATTACTTAAAGATTTAAGGCAAAGAACAGGAAGAAGTATCCTGTTTGAGCTGGAAGATGAGGAACTGAGGTTGTTAATCAACCATATTGATAAGTCTATTCCTTTAAACCGGACGGTTGTGGAACAGGACCGCTGGACAATCTGGAGAGGCGTCAAATGA
- a CDS encoding TetR/AcrR family transcriptional regulator: MPPKKKFSKEQIINAAFVIAKKEGIESITIRKVAEQMESSIAPIYVNFDNVQELKQEVVKKVVKLSQHLIKEQNTGSPFGDIGMASLQLAKEYPVLTRDFVLNQNDYLKDYDQEIASDLVDIMKSDPALEGLSRDELQNILLKMRTFQIGLVVMVTNGLLPEGFNLEKMKELSDSMAQDVITAAHSRKENNN; this comes from the coding sequence ATGCCACCGAAGAAGAAGTTTTCAAAAGAACAGATAATAAATGCAGCTTTTGTTATAGCTAAAAAAGAAGGGATAGAGAGTATTACCATCAGGAAAGTTGCTGAACAGATGGAGAGTTCTATTGCTCCAATTTATGTGAACTTTGATAATGTCCAGGAGCTGAAACAGGAAGTAGTAAAGAAAGTAGTGAAACTTAGCCAGCATTTAATTAAAGAACAGAATACTGGTTCTCCCTTTGGCGATATCGGTATGGCCAGTCTTCAGCTCGCTAAGGAATATCCGGTGCTTACGAGAGACTTTGTCCTGAATCAAAATGATTATTTGAAAGACTATGATCAGGAAATTGCCAGCGACCTTGTAGATATTATGAAATCCGATCCAGCATTGGAAGGCTTATCAAGAGATGAACTGCAGAATATACTGCTTAAGATGAGGACATTTCAAATAGGACTGGTAGTGATGGTAACAAACGGTCTGCTCCCTGAAGGATTTAATCTGGAGAAGATGAAAGAGCTGTCAGACAGCATGGCCCAGGATGTAATAACCGCAGCTCATTCGCGTAAAGAAAATAATAACTAG
- a CDS encoding serine hydrolase, whose protein sequence is MNNEKGSALIEKAFQKQFQKERAIKSAYLLVDSEKLGIHINTATGGTETYPAHKGQANYMASVGKIFTAVLIGVLYEQGKLSFDDPAAKYLDKVLISGLHVYKGKDYTDEIKIKHLLNHSSGLYNFFWPLLDELMIDPSIEITPQEAVIWGKNRLQPHFSPGEGFQYSNANYHLLGLIAEEITKMPFHEAMEKYIFKPNNMNHSFILNYSSPMEDSGFPVSSFYHRGKRLNDYKGYAGIDYASAGVAAPNKDLLKFMRALTKGNIIRKETLYKLMNDKVKYSTGIDYGYGIMQFKPVFLLMPKNFSAWGHAGATGAYMFYHPETDAYIIGTFNDFSYEKKGVRFMLLKVISTLSKIKDK, encoded by the coding sequence ATGAATAATGAAAAGGGCAGTGCATTGATTGAGAAGGCTTTTCAAAAGCAATTTCAGAAGGAACGGGCCATAAAAAGTGCATACTTGCTCGTAGATTCAGAAAAGCTTGGAATTCATATTAATACAGCAACAGGCGGTACAGAAACTTACCCTGCCCACAAGGGACAGGCGAATTATATGGCCAGTGTTGGAAAAATATTTACCGCTGTTTTAATCGGGGTGCTGTATGAGCAGGGGAAGCTCTCTTTTGATGACCCGGCAGCAAAATATTTAGACAAAGTATTAATAAGCGGGCTGCACGTATACAAAGGCAAAGATTATACTGACGAGATTAAGATAAAGCACTTACTGAACCATTCCTCAGGTCTTTACAATTTTTTCTGGCCTCTCCTCGATGAACTGATGATAGACCCATCTATAGAAATAACACCTCAGGAAGCTGTTATATGGGGAAAAAACCGTTTACAGCCTCATTTTTCTCCTGGGGAAGGCTTCCAATATTCAAATGCGAACTACCACCTTCTCGGGTTAATTGCAGAGGAAATAACGAAAATGCCTTTCCATGAAGCAATGGAAAAATACATCTTTAAACCAAATAACATGAACCACTCCTTCATTCTCAATTATTCATCACCTATGGAAGACAGCGGCTTCCCAGTCAGCAGCTTTTACCACCGTGGAAAAAGGCTGAATGATTATAAAGGGTATGCGGGGATTGATTATGCCAGTGCAGGTGTGGCAGCCCCGAATAAAGACCTGCTGAAATTTATGAGAGCATTAACAAAAGGAAACATTATCAGGAAAGAAACGCTTTATAAGTTAATGAATGATAAAGTTAAGTACAGCACGGGCATCGATTATGGTTATGGAATAATGCAGTTTAAGCCTGTGTTTTTACTCATGCCGAAAAATTTCAGCGCCTGGGGGCATGCAGGGGCAACTGGAGCCTATATGTTTTATCACCCTGAAACGGATGCATACATTATTGGTACATTTAATGATTTTTCTTATGAGAAAAAGGGAGTCCGTTTCATGCTGCTTAAAGTTATCAGCACTCTTTCAAAAATTAAAGATAAATAG